The Pempheris klunzingeri isolate RE-2024b chromosome 15, fPemKlu1.hap1, whole genome shotgun sequence genome contains the following window.
CTCTCATTTGTTTCCAGTTatgtcctgaaaaagatcccCATAGAAGGGTTTTATGGCtacaagctacatgctaacgctataGGATTCAGGGGAAGACGCGTGTTTAGTTGGATCCTCCTGGCTGGAGACTACACTGACTGGGCTAACATAAATTAACCTTAACTTAAAGGCTCTAAGTAACATTAGCCAGGTCAGTTGTCAGAGCacaatgctaatgctagctagcatactGTTAGTAGAGCAGGGTATGGTAAAAACAGGTGTCCGGTTAGGACACCTTTGTCCACTGAGTGGGTTACTGACGGACCTTAATACACAAGCCTGATACTGGAGGATGAAGGGACGGGACTGAATGagaggcttctttttttttttgcgccAACAGCTCTGGAGTGGTTTGCAACTGTCGGAGCTTTTAGGCGAGTCCTTGAACGCAGCATTATCTGTCGGCAGTGGGACGGGCTTCCGGGTTCAGAGCTGAGGTCATCACAAACATGGCGTGGAGAGGATGTTTACTGAAATGGGCCAAAATAGAGTTCATCAGATCCACCTACACTACTTCACGGAGCTCCAGGTGAGAAAATGTGAAGGTGCTCCGGCCGCAGGTCTGACCAAACACGGTCAACAccgacagtgtgtgtgagtgtgtttgtcttcGGACCAGCAGAGTGGTTACCTAACTGTTCACACTGTCATTGTGAAGAGATCCACGGGGCTGAAGACTGTtgttacatttgtatttgttcacAGTAGAAATCTCCAAGgccattttcctgctgtgtATTGTTTGCAACGTTAAATTTACAGCTAATTAAACAGATGGCTGTGGGAATATTCAATATGAAGTTGTGTTGACTCACGTAGAATATGTGCGATCCATATATTTTAAACAGACGGTGCTTGAATTAGATTATCAGCAAAACTAAAAGGGCGACGGCCATCAATATTGTACCACATAATAGAATGTTACAATGATAAAGCCCACAATGATAATCAATTAGTGGATGAGTCAGTTCACAGGAAATTAATCCACAACTATTTCAATACTGATCGGTTTATCATGTCTTCTTTTTgctaaaaagacaaattttcattggttccagcttctcagctGTGATGGTTTGATGCTCTTCTTGTCTCATGTGATAATGAACTAAACATTTTGGGATTTAAGACTGTTAGTCAGACAAACCAAGCAATATGAAGACATCGCTGTCGGCTTTAGCAAATTGTGATCAGAACTTTCactatttttgacatttcatacaCCAAACACTTAAACTCATTACCACAGGGATGTTAAAAATGTACCGTTTAAGCAACTCTGATAACATCAGTATATCAATGTTGCTTATAGAGTCCTTGTGCAAAGTatacaaacaatataaaactgCAAATGTACATTGTTTAGCAACACGAGGTAGAGGGCACCATGTGGATCTGTGCTCctctccacacagcagctctgactaGTAGATGGAGCTCTCCACCCTGAGCAGTGTGGACTACTTCAGGAGGCAAACCTAAACCATCAAACGCTGGTCTGTCACTGGAAAGTCTATGATCGAGGATGGAGGAGCATCTCTGCACAGCTggagttgccatggttacccCTACAGCAGCCGTTATATTGTCTGATCCATCTGCCATTTGCTGTTCACATTAATGTTTATTGAAGTAACAGTATATAACCCTttttagagagacagagagagagatcataAATAGCTGTTTCTATGCGCCTCCGGCTGCTGAGTTAGAGTGATTAATGTGAATGCTCTGACTGATAGATGTGAACACACGTTTTGTTTACTTTTAACACCCAGACGCTGTCCAGTGTGATGAAGATACTGCGGATGTAACTCTTAGTTATTAACATCCCTTCATCAAACTAATGATCATACAGAGAAAATGTTACTCTATTTTCACTGCAGagctgttctgctgctttgcCCCATATCACACACCTGCGCATGTCATTCTGTGTATTTCTATAAATTAGGTTGTAATACTTCTCCTGTGTCTACATGTCCTCTGTCAGACCGAACCCCTGCAACCAACAGAGGTGCGGTTTCCGTCGGGAAGCCAAAAGGCCGGACACAAAGAAAGGAAATGTCACCCAAGAAACAAACCCCTCTGAGGCTGGCTCACCTGGTCCTCCACCTCCTAAAGTCCCCAGGCCAACACTTTTCAAACCGCTGATGTTCACAGTAGGGGTAGGTCCTCCCATTTTTCTACAGGAGTAGAAAAAGAGATGCATGCAGCACTGAGGTGTAAGACTGTGTGATGGGGTGGTGGTTGTGTAACTCCATGTCAGTTTACAGGCTGCTCCTTCGGTGCGGCTGCCATTCTGCAATATGAGACCTTGAAGTCAAGAGTTCAGTCTGCAAAAGATGAAGAGGAGTCAGATAAACTCTTACAGGtgacattttaatgaaacaaacctctggctctctcctctcttgccATAAGCTTATATAACCAATGTATCTAATAGGCTGCGTAGATTCAGTGAACCATTCATATTTTACCAGGGGCCACAGGACATGGCGTACTGGCATGACTGGTGGAACCAGCTGTCAGGCTTCCAGCGACAGCTCATCCTCCTGATGTCCATAGTGGATGACTTCTGGAGCAGCCTCACAGACGGACAGAAGACGGTCACTGGTAACTTGTTTTGCAGACACAGACTCATTTGTTCCTTGTGTATTATTAGCGTTACTTAATGGCTATCATCAACAAGTTAACACGTGTCTAATATAATCCCATATTTCTTCATGGTCACATGCTTTCCTTATTACTGTTTTCAGGTATCATTGCATTAAACACCGTAGTCCTGTGTTGCTGGCGGATCCCTTCAATGCAAAGAAGCATGATTAAATACTTCACATCCAACCCAGCCtccagtgagtgtgttttttttgtttttttttatattaaataaataatacaaagtGCTTACACACTGGCAATAAGGGCACACATTTCTTATATTTGTAGCTGGAGTCATTGGCCCCGATCAAGTCCTCGCCTGTGATCTCAAAGCACatctctccatttttttctcccccaccAGAAACGAGGTGCCTTCCCATGGTCCTGTCCTGCTTCAGCCACTACTCCATTATCCACATGATGGCTAACATGTATGTCCTGTGGACATTCTCATCGGGAATCGTCTCCCTCTTAGGGAAGGAGCAGTTCCTTGCGGTCTACATGTCTGCAGGTAAGTCAAAGAAAGAATGGATCCGCTAACGTTTGATTGACTAAAGATCCAGTATTGAAGCAGCATTTAAGATATCAAATCCAAATCTTTCTTTAATCTCTGACAGATTTATATAGGTTCATCTTTCAATGTTTAAGTAAAACAAGTTTTACATAATCTGCAAgacatgaaattaaatgaatgacattTAGGACGTTAAAGGGAATACTTTACTGATATTTACTCATTGCACAGTTGGAACCAGTTGATAAAATGTGAACATTAtgattattaaagtaaaaaagaaatgaatgtgttaTGGGAGAAGAAAGAGTGATATCTGAAcataatgtgtattttcaggGGTGATTTCCACTATGGTTAGTTACATGTGTAAAACAGCAACAGGACGCCTCTATCCTTCATTAGGAGCGGTAAGATATCTGCTAAAATCTTCTCACAGTTTAAAACATAAGAAACGCAATAATTCTTATCTTTTGACTCGTCTTTTGTTTGATCCATAGTCAGGTGCTGTCATGGCAGTGCTGGCTGCAGTCTGTGTAAAGGTACCAGAGGCCAAACTAGGCATAATCTTCCTCCCCATGGTCACTTTCACAGCAGGAAATGTAAGTaatgcacagtgtgtgtgtctgtttgcactCCTTTGGGTATGTGTTCTGTCTGGTTTGAAAAAAAGTTCTCTAGTTATGTAGACAGACACGTCTGAAGTGTGATGAATTAAAACAGTCTGGTAATTCACACATTTAATAGGGTGTTAACATCCCCATGTTGTGTTTTCGCTGCAGGCAAGAGATGTAATTCTGTGCATGAACGAAACGGACAAAGTccagtgtgaatgagtgaatgtgtaAGTATGCATGTCTGAATGCATGGCAGAAACGTAGTCGTGGTTGCTTCAGTGTAGGATATTGTGTGTAACTCCAGCGTCCTGTCATTGCTCTGTCTTTAGGCTCTGAAAGCACTCATCGCCATAGATGCAGCAGGGCTTATCCTGGGATGGCGGCTGTTTGACCACGCAGCTCACCTCGGCGGAGCTCTCTTTGGAGTGTGAGCGGCCAGTTTCCTTTTGCTTTGAAAAGAATAACTGAATGAATTTATGGCTTTTATAAACAGAAGAATATGCTTAATTCTTATTTTAATCCTTCGTGTGGAGTTTGGAGACAAAAAGCTTGAGAGCTTATGAGCTGGAGTTCAAAGTACTTTGATAGCTCAGGCAAAATTGAAATGGAAAGATCTAAATTTCCATGACAACTAACAGTGCTCttgtagtttgacaaaataatcctAACTGAAGATCCACTTAATAGCTTATTCAGGATCTTTCAGACACATCAAactgtcttcatcagcagacgTACAGTCGATAGCTCAGTTGTCACAACCAAGTATGGGATTCTGTTCTTGTGATAATACTCACAATTATGCTATGCTATCTATGTAATAGTGCATTGTTGCTAAATTATTTACagtatcattttttttattactggacggttttacactttgtaaaaaaaaaaaaaaatcgtttAAAGGACTTTAAATGTCCTGTCTTGTAGTCAGTATATTCTAACTGTCGTCCTGTATCCTGTCTTACAGATGGTATGTGGCATATGGTCACAAACTGATATGGAGGAAGAGGGAGCCTCTTGTGAAGCTGTGGCACGATGTGCGCTCTCCCGGCGGGTCCAGGCCGAGAGGCGGGCCTGGGGCCGCTGGATCTGGACCACAATGACACTCACACTCTCCGATCTTTCTTGAACGAACTGAGTTACCTCAGAATATGCAAGGACACTTTTATCTACCAAGTGGGAGTCAGATGTTACtgtttattaataaatatagCTTTTCATCCAAGGTTATTAATGAGCATACACTGGTTTAATTGTATGCAGGTGGGACCTCACACCTGGTGTTGCAGTCCAGATGTTCACTGTGTGGACTGGCAGCATCTGCTTCCCTACAAGTAACACCTCCAAgctacaaaatgaaaacatcatcgCTCTCCTACTTTTTTAACAATCTGAAGATGTTTAACCTTCAGCCTTCGTGTCAGCTTTTTCCTGTTCATCTTAGTGAAAGCAATAAAAGCCT
Protein-coding sequences here:
- the parla gene encoding presenilin-associated rhomboid-like protein A, mitochondrial, with the protein product MAWRGCLLKWAKIEFIRSTYTTSRSSRPNPCNQQRCGFRREAKRPDTKKGNVTQETNPSEAGSPGPPPPKVPRPTLFKPLMFTVGFTGCSFGAAAILQYETLKSRVQSAKDEEESDKLLQGPQDMAYWHDWWNQLSGFQRQLILLMSIVDDFWSSLTDGQKTVTGIIALNTVVLCCWRIPSMQRSMIKYFTSNPASKTRCLPMVLSCFSHYSIIHMMANMYVLWTFSSGIVSLLGKEQFLAVYMSAGVISTMVSYMCKTATGRLYPSLGASGAVMAVLAAVCVKVPEAKLGIIFLPMVTFTAGNALKALIAIDAAGLILGWRLFDHAAHLGGALFGVWYVAYGHKLIWRKREPLVKLWHDVRSPGGSRPRGGPGAAGSGPQ